Sequence from the Nitrospirota bacterium genome:
ATTGACGGCACAAGAATGACTCAGCATGTCCATGATGTCCAGACTCAACGATAACGATAGTGAGATTTATTATCATTTAGAAACTCAAATTGCAAGCTTTTTTTTGAGGCGGCCCGGAAGCCTCAAAAAGCCTTGAAGCGGGAGAGAGTTATGGCGTACATAACGGTGTGGCGGGCGATGCAAATTCCATATAAATAAGCTCGGATGTCAGCTGACGGTTCAGCGCAGGGGCGAGGAAAGAGAATGTTGCCAAGACAGGGGATGGGGGTGCTTGCATCGATCCTGTTGGGGCTGACGCTCCTTGCGTGCACGCCCTGGCTGGAAGATTTCTTGTCTTCTGCGACCGATCGAGCGACGCAAGAGGACGTTCGGCAGAGGTTGGGCCAACCGAGCCTCAAAGCTCCGTTGGAGGGAGGAGGGGAGATCTGGGCCTATCACATGACTTACGCGTCTTACGCAGGTGGCGCCGGGAAGACCAGTTGCTTCGAGTATCGGCTGACCTTTGACAAGCTGAAAGTGCTCCGTCAGTGGGATGCGCATGCCTGCGGGGCCAAGCAAGCGGAAGAAAGGTGACCGGTCGGGGCTTGCATTCGACAAGGGGCCCGAGACTCCAGTATCGTGAACCATGGTTCTTCTTGGGATCATACGGAGGCTGTCGAACGGAGCGCTTCTGCTAAGCGCTCTCGTGGCCTGCGCCGCCTCGGTTCCGGCCGAAGCACCGGATTTGGCAGCCGGGCAAGTGGTCGTCTTCGGTCGGATCGTGACGGTACTCACAGCCCCCAGCAGCCGTCCCTACGAGCCGAAAGTCACATTCTTTGAAGTGCTGAATCGAAGCACCGGAGGCAGAATCAAGGTGACAATCGATTCCAACGACAAACTCTTCGTCGTGCAGTTGCCGACCGGCGACTACGAGGTGACCAGGGTCCAAATCCACGAAGGCCCCTTTGCGGCCATGGCCGATCTGTCGCTCGCGTTTCACATCGGCCAGGAACGTCTGGCCTACCTGGGGACTTGGCAAATGGGTGTCGATCAGCCGCGCAACGACCGGCATCTTCTGGTTGCGGTGGTGCAAAATCAAGCCGATCAGGTCGAAGCCGAACAGCACCTGATTGCGCACCATGCAGACTTGGCCGATCAAACCATCACCACCCTTTTGCCGTCTCCCGCCGCGACCGACACCGCGTTATACGAAGTCATGCCTTACCCACGGGTCGTGCCCTACTTCCGGCGGCATTGGTGAAGATCCCCACGATATTCCAGCGAAGCCGCCGCATCGAGGCCATGGCGTCCGGACTCGCGGCAATTTTTCTGCTCGCGGTGCCGTTGCTTTCGGCCTGTCAGTCCGTTGCCCCGCCTGCGCCGGTGATGGTCCAGCGGGCCCAGATGCTGATGGGCACGCTGGTGCGGATTAGCGCTGTTGCGCCGTCGGAGGCGCAGGCGCAAGCCGCCGCCACGGCCGGATTTCAAGAGATCCGGCGGTTGGAGGAGCTGCTCAGTACCTGGATTCCCACGAGCGAACTGTCGCGCGTCAATGCGGCCGCCGGGCGTGAGCCGGTGGCGGTCAGTCCGGATACCCTGCTGATCCTTCAACGATCCCTCGAGATCGCCAAGCTCACGGACGGAGGCTTCAATATTGTGGTCGGGCCGGCCATTCAGGCTTGGAGCGTCACCGAGCGGCAGCGAGTGCCGTCCGATATGGAGCTGGAGGCGCTGCGCCCCCTGCTCGATCTCGCGCAGTTGCGGTTGGATCGGAAGGGCTCCACGGCGTTCTTGGCCAAGCCCGGCATGCGCGTGGATGTGGGGGGGATTGGAAAAGGATTTGCCGCCGATCGGGCGGTCATGGTCATGCAACGTGCCGGCGCCACCGCCGGCGTCGTGGCCTTGTCGGGAGACATCAAGACGTTCGGCCGATTGCCAGATGGACGCCCCTTTCCCTTCGGCATTCAACATCCCCGCAAAGAGGGGGCGTTGCTGGCCCGGTTGGACCTTCAGGACGAGGCCATCTCCACGGCCGGGGACTATGAACGGTTCTTCGAACGTGAGGGTATCCGATACCACCATATCCTGGATCCCAAGACATTGAAGCAGGCCCGCGGATGCCAGAGCGTGACGATCGTGGCGACGGAAGGCATCATGGCCGATGGGCTGGATACGGGCATATTCGTCATGGGGCCGGAAGCAGGAATGGCTCTGATCGAGCGGTTGCCGGGAGTCGAAGGGGTGATCGTGGACCGTGAGGGACGGGTCCTGGTGTCCTCTGGCCTCAAGGGCCGGCTCACCATGGAATCTGGTTCGCCCTGAGGGGTGTTAGCGCAGTCTGTAGCTGATCGGAACTTGCACGACCACCTGGGAGCGTCCCAAGGGTTGCGGCAAGGTCAGCGGAGCGGCTTTCTTCAAGACGGCCACGGCCGCGTCGTCCAGGATGGAGTGCCCCGAACTCTCCGAAACCGTCAAATCAACCAGCTGTCCGTCTTCGCCGATCACCGCTCGAAGCACCACTCTGCCTTCCCACCGGTTCGCGCGGGCCATGTGGGGGTAATGCTTCAGCTGCTCCACCTTGGTCCGGATCGTCTGAGCCAACCAGCCATAATCAGTCTTGGTCTGGGCAGTCTGACCCGGTTGGGCTGAGGGCCCGGGCTGAGACGAGGGAGTCAAAGAGGCCACAGTTGCGGGGAGCGCCTGGGGTGCCGGGATATCCTGGACCTGAGCCTGAGGACTGGTCTGGATGGCTTGTGTCTCGACTGCCGACCGGGCTTGGGCTGCAGGGGCGTTGGCCACGACAGGAGGCGCTGCGGAGTGAGTTGAGGGAGCCGGGGTCGGAGGTGCGACAGGCGCGGCGACAGGTTCCGATGGCGCCGGTCCCTGTTGCGTGCCGGCCTCACTGGCTGTCGGTATCGGTTCGGCAGGCTTGACCACCGGCGCCGGCTGTGCGCTCTGTTGTCGGATGGGAGGAACCGGTTGCGTGGGCGTTGCGTCGGCTTTGACGGGCCGGGCCTGTGTCGGAGGCATCGGCTTGCTTGGTTGGGCCGTGGCCGGTTGAGCGTGGCTGAGTGATTCGGCAGACGTCCGGGACTCGACCTTGGAGACGACCCATCGAAACGGCTCCGGTTGGGGCGCCAAACGCAAGTCTGCAACCATGACGATCGCGGCCCCGACGGCCAATCCATGAAGGAGCAGACTGACGGCCCAGCTCCAGACACGGGCTTGGACTTCCCCGGCACGGTGCAACGCATGCACGGTCACGAACGGACGACCTCCAGGCTGACTTGCTGGAATCCCAATCCGCGAACTTCATCCACCAATTGGACAAATCGTTCCAGCAACGTGACGCGGTCGGCGCGCACGACGACCAGGGATTCGCGCGGGTGGGGAAACAACGCGCCCTTGAGCTCATCCTGCGTGACGGGCCGATCGTTCATGTACAGGTGTCCGTCCGCCGTGAGGGTGATGACCAGCGGGACGTCTTTCCGGTCCCCCGCCTCCTTGGCCTTGGCGAGGTCCACGGGGATCTGGCCGGTCGTGATGAATGTCGCCGTGGTGAGGACGATCACCAGCAGTACCAGCATGACGTCCACGAGGGGGATGACGTTGATCTGGTCCAGTTCACGATCCATGTTGCACCTTGTATTGGGTGACCAGCTCGGTCACGCGGCGGCGCAGGACGTTGTTCATGACCACGCAGGGAATGGCGACGAGCAGGCCGGCGGCGGTGGCCTTGAGAGCCAGGCTGAGGCCGATCATGATCGTGCTGACCGCCATCGTGCCCGAGGTGCCCATTGTGTGAAACGTGAGCATGATGCCTAGGACCGTGCCCAGCAGGCCGATATAGGGCGCATTGGCCGCGACCGTGCCGATGACGACCAGCCGTTTCGTCAGGGCCAACTCGAAGATCTGGAGGTTCGGGTATTGGGCCGGATCAATGCGGCGGTAGAAGAACCAACGCTCGACCGCGACCGCGACGGCCCAGAGACTGAGGGCCAGCAACAGGCCGATCACACCGTAGTCCACCGTTTCTTTCAGGGCATCCATCGAGATTCTCCAGAGTCGTTAAGCTATCACAAGTCTTGCAAATGAGTCTATGTAGCATCGGGCGGGGTCTGCGCAGGCCGGGCTATGTGGGCGTCGGGTGGCCCTGTTCGAACAGGACGGTGTGCGTGGCCAGGACTTGCACGTTCACGAACGTACCGATGGGGTAGATACTGGTCGAGGTTTCACTGCTGTGCAGGATGTCTCCCGAAGACAGTTGGACGGTGTAGAGATTCTCCGATCCCCGAAACTGCCGGGCCGTGATGCGGGCGGTGCCTTGCTCGGACGGGGCAATGTGCACGTCATCCGGGCGGATCATAACCACCACCTTGGTGCCTGTCGCGAAGCGCTTGTGGTTCGGAAAGGGGCCGATCTCGGTGGTCACCTGGCCGTTCTCGATCAGGCCGGGGATAAAGTCGGCCTGGCCGACGAAGTCCGCGACGAAAGGGCTGGCGGGGGTATGGTAAATGGCTTCCGGCGAGTCGAACTGCTCCAAGCGTCCGTCGCGAAGGACAGCGACCCGGTCGGCCATGGCGAAGGCTTCTTCGTGGTCGTGGGTGACCAGGATCGCCGTCGTGTTGGTCTGTAACAACAGGTCGTATAATTCTTCCCGCATCTTGCCGGTCATGTCCGGGTCGAGATTGCTGAAGGGTTCATCGAGCAGCAAGACCGTCGGTTTCTGAGCCAGCGCCCGGGCGAGGGCCACCCGCTGCTGCTGTCCTCCGGACAGCTCGTGGGGGTAGCGTCGTTCCAACCCCGTCAGCCCGATCAATGCCAACATGGTGGAGACCCGAGCGAACCGTTCCTCCTTGGACAGGTCGCGGAGTCCGAAAGCGATGTTGTCCAGCACGCGCAAATGGGGGAATAACGCATAGTCCTGGAAGACCATGCCCACACGGCGCCGTTCGGTGGCCACGAGGGACTCCGGCGAGGACACGAGGCGGCCTTCCAGGTAGACCTCTCCCGCTGTGATCGGCTCGAATCCCGCAATAACCCGCAACGTGGTGGTCTTGCCGCATCCGGACGGGCCGAGCAGGCAGAGAATCTCCCCCTCACGGATGGCAAGGGAGATATCGCAAATCGCCGGTCGGGCCCGTTCGTAGGCGCAGGTGACATGGCGCAGCTCCAGCACCGTCGGGCAAGAAGGGACTTCCGGAAGCCGCCCTCCGGAGATCGCGTCATGGCGCTGACGTTGACCGAGCGACATCAGGTTACCCTTGGGAAAAACGAGTCTGAAAGTCGGCAAGTCGGCAAGTCGGAATCCCCCGACGGTACTATTTCAACTTCCACCATAATTTTTCGACTTTATGACTTTCCAACTTTTGAACTTACCATCAGGCTGCGCGCCAATCCTTCGCGACCAGCAGCAGAATCGCCGGGATGGTCATGGCCACGATCAGGAGCGCCGAGGGGGCGGCCAATTGATAGTATTCTTCGCTGGCTTCCAGCCAGACCCGCACGGCCAGGGTGTCATAGCCCACCGGGCGGAGGAGCAGCGTTGCCGGCAGCTCCTTCATACATTGCAGAAACATCAAGACCCAGGCGGCGATGAAACCGCCACGGATGAGGGGCAGGGTCACCGTCCGAAGCGTGCCGGCCGGCCCGTAGCCGAGGCTTCGCGCCGCTTCTTCAAGATTCGGTGTGACTTGTTGCAAGGCCGGCTCCATGGTCTGAAGTCCGGCCGGGAGAAAGTGCAGGACATAGGCGGCGACCAGCACCAGGATCGTGCCGTACCAGAAGGGAGCGAGGTGGGAAACCAGGACCAGCAAGGCCAGGGCGCCAACCGGACCGGGCAAGACGTAGCCGGCGTAGACCGCTTGTGTGCAGAGGATGTGGAGCTTCGACGGTCGCCGGCTTGCCGCGTAGGCCAGCGGCGTGCCGATGACGATCGCCAGCGTGGCGGCCGACCCAGACAGGAGGAGGCTGTTCGCGATGAATCCCAGAAACCTGGCGTCCAGCGCTCCGTCCGCCAGCGCCGCGAGGCTCCACTTGATGAGGAGCCAGGCCGGCATGCCGAATGAGGCGCCGAACACGGCGGCCGCGTATGTCGTCGAGAGCCACGCGCCCAACGGAGGCAGCGCTTTGCGGGCCGGCGCGCGATAGCGGCCGGTGGTCTGGTAGAACCGGCTTTGTTGACGGAACCACCGTTCGGCAATCAGGAAGAGCAGGGCGAGCAAGACCAGAAGCAGGCTCAATGAAGCGGCAGCGGCGTGATCGTAGCGCCCGCTCACTTGTTGGTATACGGCATAGGTGAAGGTCTGGAATCGGAGCAGCGACACGGCCCCGAAGTCTGAGACGACGTATAACACTACCAACGACAGGCCGGCCACGATGGCCGGGCGCATCAGCGGCAGGGTGACGCGGAGCCAGGTCTGGAGCCGCGAGGCGCCGCAGGCCTGCGCAACCTCCTCAAAGGCCACGTTGAAATTCATGAGGGCCGCCCGGCTCAGCAGATAGACGAAGGGAAAGGTGTCCAGGGTCATGACCAGCGTGGCGCCGGAGAGGCTGTGGGGCGGGAAGATCCTGGCGCCGGGTCCGGCCCAGGCTTGCCAGACCTGCTCGGCGGGGCCTCCGACCCCAAGCAGGTATGTGTAGATGTAAGCCAGCACATAGGTCGGCATGGCCAGCGGCAGCACCAGCGCCCATTCCCAAAACCGTCTGGCGGGAAACTCATAACGGACCACCAGCCAGGCCAAGGATACGCCCAGCAGGAGGGTGCCGGTCGACACGCTCAGGGCCAGGGACCCGGTGTTGACCAGCAATTCGGGAATCCTCGTATTCCACAGACGGGTCCAGACGGTGGTGCCGGCCGATAGGGCCTGGTAGGTAACAAAGGCCAGGGGCAGGCAAATGAGGCCGGCAACGGTCAGCGCAAAAATTGAAAGAGGGGTGGGGGAGGCATGGCGGACTGTGGTGACCATGCAGCGTTAGCGGAGCCCTGCCTGCTCAATCAGCGCCATGGCCGGTTCCCGCAATTCGCCCAAGCGGGCCAGGGGAACCGATGCGATGCGGAAGGACTCGCGTTTGGGGAGGGCCGGATCGGCCGGGACTTCAGGACGGAGGGGATATTCCTTGTTCACATCCGCAAACAGCTTCTGGCCCTCGTGTGACACCAGAAACTCCACCAGCCGCTTCGCTGCGTCCAGCTTGCGGCTCTGCTTGATGATCCCGACTCCGGCAACGTTCATGATCGCACCCATGCCCTTGTCCTGCTGATCCAACATGTGGAGAGCGATGGGGGCGCCGGGATGGTCGGCCAGGTACCGGTAGAAGTAATAGTGGTTCACTAGGCCCAGGGCCACCTCTCCCTTCGCGAGGGCGTCCACGATCTGGGAACTCTTCCCGTAGACGAACGTGCCGGCGTTGGCTTTGAGCCCGAGTAGGAACTGCTGGGTCCGCTCGTCGCCCTGGGCCGCCTTGATCACCGACACCCCGGCTTGCAGGTACTCGCTGCCTGCGTTGGGGATGGCGATCTTGCCTTTCCAGCGGGGGGCTGCCAAGTCCAGGACCGACCGAACATCGCCCGGCTTGACCAGATTGGTGTTGTAGACCAGGGTCCAGAAGCGTCCGGACAGCCCGATCCAGCTGCCATCCGCGGCCCTGAAGGTGGGCGGAATGGCTTGCTCGATTTCCTTCATGTGCAGAGGCTGCAAAAGCCCCAACTCCCGGGCCCGCTCCAGGCTGCCGGCATCGTTGGTAATCAGCAGGTCGGCGGGGGTGCGGTCTCCCTCGGCTTGCAGCCGGTTCACCAGTTCCGTGGTGCCGGAGGAGAGGAGTTCCACCTGGATGCCGGTCTTGGTCTGGAAGGCATCCAGGACCGGCTTGATGAGCTTTTCAGCCCGCCCTGAGTAGACGATCAGCTTGTCGGCGGCGGCGCTCTCACCGATGAGTCCCGGGAGACCGCTGAACAGCAGGGCTGCAAAGAAGCTCAGAAGCGCAAGGAAGCTCCGGCGACCAAGGCGATGGGTGGGGGGGCAGATAGAGGGCTGTCGGTGCGACTTCATTGCCTATCCAATGCGATAGAGTGAAAATGAAATTGATTCACCATCTCAATACGGTAACAAAAAAAACCGGCTGCGTCAATGACGGCAAGTTGCGCAGACGCCGTACAGTTCCAGCTTGTGAGTTTTAATGGTGAACCCATTCCGTTTGGCGACTTCCTCTTGCAGCCGTTCGATATCGCAGTTTTCAAATTCGACGATCTTGCCGCAGTCCGTACAGATCAAATGATCGTGATGTCCCTTGTGCGAGATGTTGTCGTACTGGGTCTGCGTGCCGAAATGGCGCGCCTGCGCCAGGCCTGCCTCGCAAAACAGATTCAAGGTTCGATAGATGGTCGCCAGCCCGATATGAGGGTCTTTCTTGGCCAACATGCGATACATCTGCTCCGCCGTGATGTGCTCCATCTTGAGGAACACGGAGAGTATTTGTTCGCGCTGGCGGGTCAACTTCAGTTGATGCTTGGCCAGGTGATCCCTCAGCAGGAGGGTCTCTTTGAGGTCTTTGTGCATAGGCGTCACGAGTTGATAATTGATTATTAAAAACCAAAACGGCTAATGGGTCAAGCAAGAGTTTTTATGGAAGCGCACGCGATGGGCCGGCGTCATGACGGACGTGTCGAGCCCTGTCCGGTTGCGTTGACGGGCCTGCGATCGGCGGACTATAGTGGCACGAGGTCGCATGATGACCGGATCCTTTCGGGTCAGCGGCGCTGCGGAATGACGGTCGGCTGGGTGGGAAATGCGACAAGCTCATCAGATGACGATTGATCGGACGCTGTTGGTCTATCTGCTGCACCTGGCCGAGCCGCATGGGTTGATGAGCGACGTGAAGCTTCAGCAACTGGCGTTCCTCTGCGAACTGCAACTGTTCGGCAAGGGGACCAAGGGCCTGCATTTCGAGTTTTTCCGTTATGCCTACGGTGCGTTCAGCAAGGACCTGGACAACGATCTGCTCTCGCTCCGTCGCAAGGAACGGATTGAGAATTTCAGCCTGGCCGACAAGGCCGAGCCGGTCCTTCAGATTCTGAAGGACGCGGTGGCTGGGGTGGAAACGAATGAACGGGTCATCGAGATTATCGACGCCGTGGCGGGCACCTACGCGCCGCAAGACAGCGGCGCGATCACCCAATCGGTCGAAGCGGTCGAAATTTCCGTGCCGGAGCAGCCCGAGTTCAAGCTGGCGATCCGGGATATTTCTTTCCACACGACGCTGCTGGTTCCGTCCCGCATCGAGGTCCAGAGCGAATTCACGCTCCCCCCTCCGGTGCTGGCCAAGCTCAACGCCGCGCTCGGGTATTAGCGCAATCCTCGTCACGGTGCGGCGGGTAACCCATACAGCCGGCCGTACTTCTCTTCGAGATACGCAAGAAAGGGCTCGGGGTTCAGGGGACTCCCGGTCACGCGCCGGATCAGGTGATCGGTGGTGAAGGTGCGGCCCCACCGGTGCACTTTCTGGTTGAGCCACTTTGTCAGCACGGTGAGCCGGCCCGCTGCGATCTCCTCCTCCAGCCCCTGAATGTCACGCCGCGCCTGCTCATAGAGCTGCACGGAGTAGAGATTGCCCAGCGCATAGGTCGGGAAGTAGCCGATCGCGCCCAAGGACCAGTGGACATCCTGCAGGACCCCTTCCGCGTCCGTCGGCGGGACGAGGCCCAGGTAGTCGCGCATCTTGTCGTTCCACGCGGCGGGCAAATCCTCCACGGCGATCCGGCCCTCGATCAGATCCCGCTCGATCTCGAACCGCAGCATGATGTGGAGATTGTAGGTCAGCTCGTCGGCTTCCACCCGGATGAGCGAGGGTTGCACGCGGTTGATGGCCGCATAGAACCGATCCAGTTCCACGGCCAGCAACTGTTCGGGGAACAGCTGCTGCAGCAACGGATAGAAGCAGCGCCAGAAAGGACGGGAGCGGCCCACGCAATTCTCCCAGAGCCGGGATTGGCTTTCGTGAATTCCGAGGGAGAGGGCCTCGCCCAAGGGGGTCCCATAGCGTTCCTGGTCCAACCCCTGGTCGTAGAGGCCGTGCCCGCCTTCATGGATGCAGCTGAACAGGCAGGAGGAGAACTCCTTTTCATGGACGCGCGTGGTCACGCGCACGTCGGTCGGGTGGAAGGAGGTGGTGAAGGGATGGGCCGACAGGTCCAAGCGACCCCAGTTGAAGTCGTAGCCCATCGCGGTCAGCACCAGCTTGCCGAATTCCACCTGACGGGCTTGATCGTAGGCCTGAACGAGCACGGCATCGTCGACCGCGACGCGGCTGGCCGTCACCCGGTTGAGCAGCGGCACCAGCCTGGCTTTCAA
This genomic interval carries:
- a CDS encoding FAD:protein FMN transferase, with amino-acid sequence MASGLAAIFLLAVPLLSACQSVAPPAPVMVQRAQMLMGTLVRISAVAPSEAQAQAAATAGFQEIRRLEELLSTWIPTSELSRVNAAAGREPVAVSPDTLLILQRSLEIAKLTDGGFNIVVGPAIQAWSVTERQRVPSDMELEALRPLLDLAQLRLDRKGSTAFLAKPGMRVDVGGIGKGFAADRAVMVMQRAGATAGVVALSGDIKTFGRLPDGRPFPFGIQHPRKEGALLARLDLQDEAISTAGDYERFFEREGIRYHHILDPKTLKQARGCQSVTIVATEGIMADGLDTGIFVMGPEAGMALIERLPGVEGVIVDREGRVLVSSGLKGRLTMESGSP
- a CDS encoding energy transducer TonB; translation: MTVHALHRAGEVQARVWSWAVSLLLHGLAVGAAIVMVADLRLAPQPEPFRWVVSKVESRTSAESLSHAQPATAQPSKPMPPTQARPVKADATPTQPVPPIRQQSAQPAPVVKPAEPIPTASEAGTQQGPAPSEPVAAPVAPPTPAPSTHSAAPPVVANAPAAQARSAVETQAIQTSPQAQVQDIPAPQALPATVASLTPSSQPGPSAQPGQTAQTKTDYGWLAQTIRTKVEQLKHYPHMARANRWEGRVVLRAVIGEDGQLVDLTVSESSGHSILDDAAVAVLKKAAPLTLPQPLGRSQVVVQVPISYRLR
- a CDS encoding biopolymer transporter ExbD, producing the protein MDRELDQINVIPLVDVMLVLLVIVLTTATFITTGQIPVDLAKAKEAGDRKDVPLVITLTADGHLYMNDRPVTQDELKGALFPHPRESLVVVRADRVTLLERFVQLVDEVRGLGFQQVSLEVVRS
- the exbB gene encoding TonB-system energizer ExbB; its protein translation is MDALKETVDYGVIGLLLALSLWAVAVAVERWFFYRRIDPAQYPNLQIFELALTKRLVVIGTVAANAPYIGLLGTVLGIMLTFHTMGTSGTMAVSTIMIGLSLALKATAAGLLVAIPCVVMNNVLRRRVTELVTQYKVQHGS
- a CDS encoding ABC transporter ATP-binding protein, giving the protein MSLGQRQRHDAISGGRLPEVPSCPTVLELRHVTCAYERARPAICDISLAIREGEILCLLGPSGCGKTTTLRVIAGFEPITAGEVYLEGRLVSSPESLVATERRRVGMVFQDYALFPHLRVLDNIAFGLRDLSKEERFARVSTMLALIGLTGLERRYPHELSGGQQQRVALARALAQKPTVLLLDEPFSNLDPDMTGKMREELYDLLLQTNTTAILVTHDHEEAFAMADRVAVLRDGRLEQFDSPEAIYHTPASPFVADFVGQADFIPGLIENGQVTTEIGPFPNHKRFATGTKVVVMIRPDDVHIAPSEQGTARITARQFRGSENLYTVQLSSGDILHSSETSTSIYPIGTFVNVQVLATHTVLFEQGHPTPT
- a CDS encoding iron ABC transporter permease, translated to MVTTVRHASPTPLSIFALTVAGLICLPLAFVTYQALSAGTTVWTRLWNTRIPELLVNTGSLALSVSTGTLLLGVSLAWLVVRYEFPARRFWEWALVLPLAMPTYVLAYIYTYLLGVGGPAEQVWQAWAGPGARIFPPHSLSGATLVMTLDTFPFVYLLSRAALMNFNVAFEEVAQACGASRLQTWLRVTLPLMRPAIVAGLSLVVLYVVSDFGAVSLLRFQTFTYAVYQQVSGRYDHAAAASLSLLLVLLALLFLIAERWFRQQSRFYQTTGRYRAPARKALPPLGAWLSTTYAAAVFGASFGMPAWLLIKWSLAALADGALDARFLGFIANSLLLSGSAATLAIVIGTPLAYAASRRPSKLHILCTQAVYAGYVLPGPVGALALLVLVSHLAPFWYGTILVLVAAYVLHFLPAGLQTMEPALQQVTPNLEEAARSLGYGPAGTLRTVTLPLIRGGFIAAWVLMFLQCMKELPATLLLRPVGYDTLAVRVWLEASEEYYQLAAPSALLIVAMTIPAILLLVAKDWRAA
- a CDS encoding extracellular solute-binding protein; the protein is MKSHRQPSICPPTHRLGRRSFLALLSFFAALLFSGLPGLIGESAAADKLIVYSGRAEKLIKPVLDAFQTKTGIQVELLSSGTTELVNRLQAEGDRTPADLLITNDAGSLERARELGLLQPLHMKEIEQAIPPTFRAADGSWIGLSGRFWTLVYNTNLVKPGDVRSVLDLAAPRWKGKIAIPNAGSEYLQAGVSVIKAAQGDERTQQFLLGLKANAGTFVYGKSSQIVDALAKGEVALGLVNHYYFYRYLADHPGAPIALHMLDQQDKGMGAIMNVAGVGIIKQSRKLDAAKRLVEFLVSHEGQKLFADVNKEYPLRPEVPADPALPKRESFRIASVPLARLGELREPAMALIEQAGLR
- a CDS encoding transcriptional repressor, with translation MHKDLKETLLLRDHLAKHQLKLTRQREQILSVFLKMEHITAEQMYRMLAKKDPHIGLATIYRTLNLFCEAGLAQARHFGTQTQYDNISHKGHHDHLICTDCGKIVEFENCDIERLQEEVAKRNGFTIKTHKLELYGVCATCRH
- a CDS encoding carboxypeptidase M32, with protein sequence MRTLETLQPLLAHLREVQHLNSAASLLSWDQETYMPPGGGQARADQLATLQGLAHDKLVSPEVEALLAPWIDPATGQARDQPGDAWDEPSRALLRETWRDFSRAKKLPSDFVKRLGRESSLAQQVWTEARAQNAFKRFLPNLRTIVALKLEETQYLGYRDSPYDALLDNYEPGATVATLTPLFATLKARLVPLLNRVTASRVAVDDAVLVQAYDQARQVEFGKLVLTAMGYDFNWGRLDLSAHPFTTSFHPTDVRVTTRVHEKEFSSCLFSCIHEGGHGLYDQGLDQERYGTPLGEALSLGIHESQSRLWENCVGRSRPFWRCFYPLLQQLFPEQLLAVELDRFYAAINRVQPSLIRVEADELTYNLHIMLRFEIERDLIEGRIAVEDLPAAWNDKMRDYLGLVPPTDAEGVLQDVHWSLGAIGYFPTYALGNLYSVQLYEQARRDIQGLEEEIAAGRLTVLTKWLNQKVHRWGRTFTTDHLIRRVTGSPLNPEPFLAYLEEKYGRLYGLPAAP